ACAAGATTGAATCAACTTGCATCGTTGGCACGCCCACACAGACAAAAAAGCATAAAAGCTTCAAGATGTGGCCCGCAAGCACATTGCCACGAAAAGGACGAGAAGTCGGGCGGCTCGTGTCAACACATTCAACTTTTGCCCCAATCATCACGACGTGGGCCGCCACACTGCCGAAGTCATGACATTCCACGCCGCCAAAGCACTTATTCACATATGAAACAGTAAATTGAAGCAGAACCGTTGCCGTGTCGTCTGTGCAGGCTTGAAGGCGAGTCTTCTACGTAGCAACTCGGAGAAGAAAACACACACCAAGGTTGTGGGCCTGCCACGCGCCGGGCAGTCGACGGCAAAGATCCGTTTCGGAACCCGATGCTCAGCCGTCGCTCACGGCCGTCGCCGCTTTGCGTGTGAGCGACTTGGAGCGCGCGCGCAGGTTATCGGTGTGCCGGAGGAGTGGAAGAGGAGGTGCGTACGACGCCTTCTCGCGAATGGAGCGCCACTCACCGGCAGCGCCGGCCCGAGCAGGCGACGAGGTCCGGTCGCTTCTTCACGTCGGAGACTTGGCAGCGGAAGGACTGCCGTGGCCTACCAGGCATCATTATTTTTTAGGGGCGCAGCACTGTGTGGGATCGGATTGTCCATCCACTGCCCCATGCCATGCTCTGTGCGAGGGATAAATAAGGTAACAAGGCTAAAGCAAAATAAACTACTCAAATTGCCAGTAACTATTCGCAATAATGAACCAAAATTCTAATAAATTCGGCAGGTTCCAAGTACCACGGGAAGcgatgctatgcgaagcatgcgaaagtAAGGTGACtaggttgtaattttttttattaagtgaaactTTATGAAATGGCGCTGGAGATAAGAACAAACGTACGCAGACATATGTTTAACAGTCACATATGTTTCACATAAAAAGTTGTTTACAGCTGCGTaatgatgccaacagaaacatgcacattaccaacaccagaagcggtaagcacATATGTAGTGTTTGTGCTTGCGAGAATGGTCGCCCTAGGTAGTGCTACATAAACCAACTACAGTAGATGGTGCTTAAGTATAAAACTGACGTTACCCGACATGACTACTTCACCACAGCAGTACATAAATACTGCCACATacgttcttttctttctgttgAACGACCAATTGCACATGTAGGTAATGTGTTATGCAAATCGCGCCAGAATTTTCGAGATGATTCCAGGTTATTTTAGGATCATCTCTCAGACTTGAGCTTACAAACACAAAGAGCTTAGTTTATTCTCGAACAAACGCTGCCACCACCGATAATACTCGAATGTTCGCTGCCGCATGTCTAAATGCCTACGTGCTCTGGCGCGGTTGAGAAGTATCGACGGTGTTGCGAaacgcacctccgacgacgttacgaagggcgctacgaatctcaccgctgcaaccactgtttcgaaagacggcgacgccaacacggtcccgaaggcgccactgcttcgaactccgccgggaaggtcaccagccgtttggtatagcgtaggtttctcagctcgcgactgcttctgcgcagagctgatagacgagcggacgagacgacggtgagttaaacaaggtttatgtacagcatatatacagaggcgttacaaattcggcactggggccgacagagacgcgaagagccgagctcttctctcggCTCTTCGCGCATATGGACGACGAAAAATGCGCACACCGTGCGCATTTTTCGTCGTCCATATGTACATCGCCGTCGGTGCGAAGGAGAAGTAACAAGCTCCGCTGCGCCTGCGCCCAACTACCCTGCGATGAATTCTACCGCACCTGCGCCGTACAGCCACTGGGCTTCTTAAAGGGAGGACCAAGCCATCACCGAGAccacttggcagcagcggttgcggCGGAAAGAACGGCGTAAACGAACACGGTCTCTTCTTCTGTTTCGCAGGTTGGTGTTGTTTCTATGCCCGCTGTAAATTTGGTTGTGCCGCaactactgctgctactgctggTGCTGCCGTGTAAACTACTGTTCTCATTTGTCGCTTTGTGCAACTATGCCCCGAGATGGAACATGCTTTGTGTGCGATAAGCCGTTCACTGGGGACGTCGTATGGATTGAATGTAGCGACTGCTGTCAAGCATTTCACGCCGGCAAATGTGCTGGAATTTCTGAAGCAACTATCAAGTCCAAAGGGCAGGCATACTGCGATGCATGGCGCTGGCCTAGCTGTAGACGGTCGAGGTTGCAAGCAGCATCAGCTGAATCAAAAGAACCGGGCAGTGAGGCCGACATGCAAGATGTCCGAATTTGGATGAAAGCTATTAACGACAAGCTGGATAAACTAGTACTGCTCAAAGAGACAGTTGAGAGCATTGACGACGCGGTGCAATACTTGAGTGAGAAATACGacgaaatactaaaaaaaaaaacggaacaaaACGAGCGTGACGTCAAGGACCTTAAGCGCAGATTGGAAAAGGTTGAGATGCGGGACCGAGAAGTAGCTGAAGTGCAGGCAGAAGTAGATAATCTTGAATGGAGGAGCCGCAGACTCAACCTAGAATTCCATGGAATACAGGAAACGGAAGATGAAAACTTGCTAGAAGCGATCAATGCAATGGCAATTAAACACCAGTTCCCGCCACTCGCAGAAAGTGATGTGGTCGCCATTCATCGGCTTCCGCCCAGAAAAGATAAGACGCCGGTCGTTATCTGTCGTTTTGCGAAGCAAGCGGACCGAGATTTCTGGtggaaaaacagaaagaaactgAGCAGCCTAAATGAGCACTTCTTCTTGACGGAAAACCTGACCAAAAGAGCGCGTGCGCTGTTGTTTGAGGCAAAGAACTGGGCTAAAGAAGCGAATTTCAAGTATGCATGGCACTCAAACGGGAAAGTTCTAGTGCGTAAAGCTGATGGGGAGAAAGCCATACGCATCGCAAATGCTAGTGATCTAAACAAACTAAgctaaagaaagaagaaatgatcagctCAACACGGCTTGCGTAGGAAACGATTCTTATGTGCTTCCGGAAGCGTTTTCGCAGAGTTTAGGAAATTTCTATTTAAACTCGTTTAAATGTTTTCACTTGAATGTGCAGTCGGTAAATAATAAACAGTCCGACCTTAGCCTTTTTTTCGAACAATTAAATCATGTATTCGACGTCATAATGTTAACTGAAACATGGTCAACAGATGAAGCCAGCGTGTTTCGCTTGCCTTCGTACAATACGTTCTACCTTAATC
The nucleotide sequence above comes from Rhipicephalus microplus isolate Deutch F79 chromosome 2, USDA_Rmic, whole genome shotgun sequence. Encoded proteins:
- the LOC119162490 gene encoding uncharacterized protein LOC119162490 — its product is MPRDGTCFVCDKPFTGDVVWIECSDCCQAFHAGKCAGISEATIKSKGQAYCDAWRWPSCRRSRLQAASAESKEPGSEADMQDVRIWMKAINDKLDKLVLLKETVESIDDAVQYLSEKYDEILKKKTEQNERDVKDLKRRLEKVEMRDREVAEVQAEVDNLEWRSRRLNLEFHGIQETEDENLLEAINAMAIKHQFPPLAESDVVAIHRLPPRKDKTPVVICRFAKQADRDFWWKNRKKLSSLNEHFFLTENLTKRARALLFEAKNWAKEANFKYAWHSNGKVLVRKADGEKAIRIANASDLNKLS